A region of the Apus apus isolate bApuApu2 chromosome 5, bApuApu2.pri.cur, whole genome shotgun sequence genome:
ACACTCTCCTCCTAAGCAGCCCCTGCAAGTGTTTGCACTATTCTAGTGACACGTTTTAATCAGCAACAAGTTGAGGAGCAAACTGAAGGTGTTGAAAGCCCCAGCGTGAAAGTACCTGTGTCAGCTCATTCCCATTTCCCAGCTCATCAAAAGGGTGTCGTGGAGCctttaaaatctgaaagaaaagataatATTTGAGAAGATCAGCTCCAACTACAGGAACTGATGACTTGGCTGGAGAGTTCTTCCCCTGTGATGAGAAAATGGTTCTTTTCACTGCTTccctttcctgccttccctcacTCACAGGGGTTGATTTTGAGTTACTCACAGAGGACAGTCGCTTCACTCTGATGTGCTCTGTATTATCactgggggagaaaaaacagggaAACAGGTGTTAGGGCAGAAACTTGAACCCAGATGTATTTTGTGAGCAGTACTGCTCCGTTTTTCAGGTTAACAAATTGGTTTCTCCATGATTTTTGCAAGTgtgaaattaaacaaacaatCTCGCTTGGAATAGGTGGTTCATTCCAGCACTAGTTCCCAAAAATAAGCTTTGGAAAATTCAGCAGGTTGTCCTCCCAAACCCCCTGGTCAGTTGGTCTCCAGGCAACCCACTGCTATGGAAGTTCCTCAGACCTTTCCTACTAATGATCAAGGAAACTCCCTGTTCTTTGTCTTCCCAATGGAAAACGTGCTTCATGCAAGAGATGCTGGAGACCACACAGGGATTAAGGGAAGTTGTGCCTCTAAGTGACAATATTTGTACCACAATAAAATCCTCAGAAGCTTTCAACTTACTTTTCCATATTAGGGTCTGGATAGTTCTTGTCCATTTCTGAAGGATGTGCTTTTCCCATGAAACACAGTCCTGAAATCCAAAACCACGAAGGAGCTCAGGCAGAGCAAGAAAGCATGACAAGAAAACCCAGCCAGCaacttttcccccctcccccagtaaatttctgtttgcttaaacaggaaaaaaacaaaacaaaccacctcaTTTTAGGCAGCGTTACATGTGGAGTTTTCCCTGAAGGACACTGTACTCCCAGATAGGAACTCAATTGCTGAAATGAACATCAttgatttcttgttttatttttgcatttgtctGGAGAAGAGTGCAAGGGCCCAGCAGGGGTACAGGGAGccccctttgctctgctggttATTATTTACTTTGCTATTAGGAGACCTGCTAATCTGGAATTCACATCACAATCAACACGCTCAGCAGCCTTTCTCTAATCCTGCTTGGAACTTATTTCCAGATCCCTAAGCACCCGGCAGTGAGTTGAAATGCACTCTTATTCTGTTTGTTAACAAAAACAGCTCTTTTTATCTTTACATTTGACAATTTAAGTGCCTCCCAGTTCCACGCAGTGAGCACAAAGAATCACTCCGTAACTGTTTTCAGCTCATTCATGATCTCGTAACATGCCCACCCCGGCCCTCCTCTGTCTTCCCCCTCTTTAGGAGCAACGACCTCTCCGGTGTCTCCTCACGACAGGGTTTGTTCCCGAGCTGTTCGCTccccgccgctgccggggcagggccggggcagggcccagggcagggccgggcaggggcagggccggggcaggggcagggcccggggcaggggcagggcagggcaggggcaggggcagggcccgggcagggcaggggcagggcagggcagggcaggggcagggccggggcagggcccgggcaggggcaggcccggggcagggcaggggcagggcccggggcagggcccgggcagcccccgcACACCCGCTCACACCTCCCGGCACCTCCGCCGCTCTCCCCAGACACCCACCGCCCGGCGGGGACCAGGGCTGCACCGAGCGCCCAGCTTGCCGGGAGATTCTCCTCACGCTCAACCCTCCCGGGGCGGGCAGGCCCGGCCGCCCGGCGGGGCCCGCTCCTCCCGCCTCGCCCGCCCGTTACCCGCCTCACGGCCGCTCCCCCGGCCCAGCCTCTCCTCGCCCCCGCCCGGCCCttctcacctgctgctgggggcgctgccccttcccctgccgCCGGCGGGacggcccccgccccgctcccgcccccggcgctgccccccgggacccccgggctCCCCCAggcccgcgccgccgccgccccgtTCAAATCTCCCCGCCGCCCGCTGCGCCTGCGCGGCGCGCCAACCCGCCTTCCGTACAGCATGGCGCCCCCCGGCGTGCTCCGTACAGCATGGCGCCCCCCGGCGTGCTCCGTACAGCATGGCGCCCCCCGCGGAACCAGCCCCCTGCTCGCCGTTTCACCGGCTTCCCTGGCCAGCTCGCCCCGCCGCCGGGAGGCGGGCGCCGCAGGGACCGGTCCCGCAGGGTTCCGGCGCCAGCGAacggcggggcggccgccgccgcctggCAGAGGGCGCGGAGGTGGGAGCGGCTGCCGCGGAGCCTTCGTCGTACGATCCTAtaggctgggggaggaaggagggtgTCGTGACGAGGTGGCCGAGTGGTTAAGGCGATGGACTGCTAATCCATTGTGCTCTGCACGCGTGGGTTCGAATCCCATCCTCGTCGGAAAACGATtaactttttatctttttttccccagctcccttcGTTTATTTGCAAGAccaggggctgagggagctccAGCCACGCAGGCCCCAGCGCCTCACTGAAAATTAGCACAGCGtttgctttagaaaaagaaTGACTGCTCCTGGCTTGGCTTTCCAGGAAGCTATAGCGATTTGAAAAGCTTAAATGATTGCACTGCAGAGATTCAGGGAAGCTGTTCCGCCCTCCTCATCGACAGCTACCTTTTAAAGAAGTGAAAGGCACGCAGAGCTAGCTGATAGccaggaaaaggagaagcacAGGACTGAGCTCCACAGCAGACCCTGCAGCTACCCTCTCCACCTACTGGCACCAGCCGGTAAAATCCCTTTGAGATGCTTATtattcagagaggaaaaaaccaaaaccaccctGAGCCCCCAGACAATAAAACCCAGGACACCTCAAAGTCTAATTGCTTTTGTTCTGAAGCCTGTTGCTCCTCAATCTACCACCTCTCCCTCAGCCCTGAAGCTGGTGACAGCTGCAGACACCCCTATTTATGCACTGAGTTTCATTTAGTTTCATGAAAGAGGTATTTCAGTACATGCAAAGTCTGGATGGCACCACTTTCCAGTGTCTTCTTTCAAACACAGGGGACCTTTTACCTCCTTCATTTCACgagctggctgcagctcagtACTAGAGCTGACCTTAATACACGATGGCAGAAATTATAAATAAAGTATCTGCAGTGATATTTGAATCCCAAGAGACCCTGAGCAGGATTGAACAACCAACACATCTCTGGATGAtccaggagagaaagaaatcacCTGAGTTTCTTGAGCTATTTGAAGCAGTAAGCACTGGTTTATTCTGATTTGGTCCAGAGTCCTGATCTTAGTAACATTAACCCATTTGCAAACAGCCCTGGAACAATGTGGCTCTTCCCAGGTAAAGGTTCTGATTGTTCTCACAGAGCTGGTCATTATCACTGGTGACATGtatggaaaagggaaaacaaattataaaacaGAACCTGAGACATCAGAATTATTATAATAATCCTCCCAGTGGCCAAGAAGTGACCATATAAACACCAATGAAAATGAGAACTACAGTGGTATTTATCACCCTGGAAACatataaaacataattttaaaagtcttctgGTTCATAAAACAGCTTTGGTTTTTCTTCAAAGCTGATTGTCACACAGATGTGGTCTAGTATAAGTCCTCATCAGTCAGAAACAACCTGCCCACAGTACAGCTGTgacaaaatagtaaaaaaatagaAGCTGGCAGACTGACCTTTACTTTGGATTTGTGGTCAAGAATGAAGATGTTTTCCATGAGGCATGAGGGACAGAGAAGGACCAGGTCTATGAAGAGCAGCCAGGTGTTTTTGAGAAGGCAGGAGACATGTCAcaggggagggagcagagaggcaAAAAACCTACTCAGTCTCCTGATGGATCTCAGAGACAACATCTGGAGACTTTCACATCCAAAAGCAAGCCCAATATGAAGGGCCCAGCCCCTAGAGTTGCTAACTTTAAATAAGTCATTATTTGCAGGAATACTGAAAGGGCAGCTTCAGAGCAAAGCCCACCTTGCTGACAAGCAGCAAGCAGGGAACAGACCAGCTGGACACTGCTCTGGTTTTACCTTACAGAGTTCTCAGGGGTAACACTTGAGTTTTAAAATCAGTCTgacaataaaatacagtaaaagtAGGTTTGTGTGACATGACATCCAGCACTTGAAATGACACTCCAGCAGCAATTACTGTGAGATGCAAGAACTTAGCAGGCCAGAAGAAAAACCAGTAGCTGCCTGTGAAGTGCAGGCACTTAGTTATCTGTGTGGATAAtcaccagcagagccaggacaggTTGAGGtgaaaggcagagctgcctgtgccaAGAGATGGGTGCTGTCCTGCAGTGCTTGTTCACTGCAGGGCAACAGAAACCAGGGCTGTAGCCCCCTTTTCCTGCCCATCTTCCACAGCACCTCTCAGCAGTCTGGACactcctccagccccaccaccccttcccaccccactcAGAGTCCTCAGGCAGCTTGTTCACCTCAACCACATTCACAAAATCAGTCTTAGCTCTTTACAAGACACTTTCCCAGCCAACAACATCCGTAGGTGTCCAGTGTCCTTGGTCATTCCTCCCAGTCTTCCATGGCCCACTGGGGCATCTTGGAGCAATACTCAAACTGGGCTCCCTTGTAGCGCAGGGCGTGCAGGTACATCACCAGCTCCTGGGGGGACGGGTCCCGCCGGCTCACTCTGCACTCCAGGCACAAAGGGTCCCTTTCTGAACCCTTGTCTCCATCCCGATTCTCACAGGAGCccagctctttgtttttttcaagcatttcCAGGTCGCTGTCAGAGTTCAGCGGATGAGCTGCTACATTGTTGCTTTCAGAATCCTCAGTGTCCCTCTTGGGATCCTCAGTGCCCCTCTTGGGATCCTTTGAGTCCCTCTCGGGATCCTCACTGTCCTTGGAAGGGCAGGAATCCTCACGTATGGGATCAGCCTCCCCAGACTTGGTGCAGCCCCTTGAACTACCACAGTCTTTACTTTCAGCGTTGGAGTCCACGTCCTCCTCCGAAATGCCCAAGATATCCAGGCTCTGTTTGGAACGATGCTCCTCCACCAGAGCCTTAAGGAGTTCTTCATCTGTCTTACCAATCTTGCCACCTTTTCCCCTCTCGGGGCCCCAGGCTTCCAGGTTGTAGATGGGGTCATTGACAATGGGATGCCCCAGATACTGCAGGTGGACCCGGATCTGGTGCGTGCGGCCAGTCTGGGGCAGACACTTGACCACGCTGGTCTTGCCGTTGTAGCTGAGCCTCTGGAAGGTGGTTTTGCAGAACTTCCCTTTGGGGTCCACGCGGCAGACCCCCACCTTGTATGAAACAACCAGGATGGGCTCCTGGCAGACCACTTCATGCTCGGGGAACTCCCCCACCACACGGCAGACGTACTCCTTTTCCAGCTACCAGGAGACACAAGAGCAACTCTCAGaacacaaatacagaaaaaccaCCTCTGGCCCAAATATTCCCAAGTCTCATCCGGTTATTCCTCTTTTCCCCTTCAAGGAAATACACGTGTAGGCAACAAACTACCCTAGTTTTATTACAATTGcacagggaaggggggggggaaagccaAAACCAATT
Encoded here:
- the RPUSD2 gene encoding pseudouridylate synthase RPUSD2; the protein is MAAQEPAGPGDGDGASPSPKKRRVWGEDRRVPPPRRRSAGVSFGAQHFAETSYYFEGGLRKVRPYYFDFCTYCKGRWVGRTLLHVFGSEFRAQPLSYYRAAARAGRLRLNEEPVQDLDIVLKNNDFLRNTVHRHEPPVTAQPLQILVENEEVVVVDKPSSLPVHPCGRFRHNSVIFILGKEHALRDLHTIHRLDRMTSGVLMFAKTLEVSKRIDEQVRERQLEKEYVCRVVGEFPEHEVVCQEPILVVSYKVGVCRVDPKGKFCKTTFQRLSYNGKTSVVKCLPQTGRTHQIRVHLQYLGHPIVNDPIYNLEAWGPERGKGGKIGKTDEELLKALVEEHRSKQSLDILGISEEDVDSNAESKDCGSSRGCTKSGEADPIREDSCPSKDSEDPERDSKDPKRGTEDPKRDTEDSESNNVAAHPLNSDSDLEMLEKNKELGSCENRDGDKGSERDPLCLECRVSRRDPSPQELVMYLHALRYKGAQFEYCSKMPQWAMEDWEE